In Cupriavidus basilensis, the following proteins share a genomic window:
- the phnL gene encoding phosphonate C-P lyase system protein PhnL produces the protein MTQDGYNHQGMAADAQRIQVRGLGKTFILHNQGGTRLPVLQAIDFDAAAGECLVLAGSSGAGKSTLLRCLYGNYLATEGSIRIRDNDAWVELTRAPEQRILQLRREVIGYVSQFLHVIPRVSTLDVVAEPLQQRGASADEARERAAVLLARLQVPGRLWSLPPATFSGGEQQRVNIARGLIGGHPVLLLDEPTASLDAGNRAVVVALIREALAEGRCLVGIFHDEAVREAVATRLLPLHPPAVLEAAPAGKLAAVAG, from the coding sequence ATGACGCAAGACGGCTACAACCATCAAGGCATGGCTGCCGACGCCCAGCGCATCCAGGTGCGCGGCCTCGGCAAGACCTTCATCCTGCACAACCAGGGCGGCACGCGCCTGCCCGTGCTGCAGGCCATCGATTTCGATGCCGCCGCTGGCGAATGCCTGGTGCTGGCTGGCAGTTCCGGCGCGGGCAAGAGCACGCTGCTGCGCTGTCTGTACGGCAACTACCTGGCCACCGAAGGCAGCATCCGCATCCGTGACAACGACGCGTGGGTGGAGCTGACCCGCGCGCCGGAGCAACGCATCCTGCAATTGCGGCGCGAGGTGATCGGCTATGTCAGCCAGTTCCTTCATGTGATCCCGCGCGTGAGCACGCTCGACGTGGTGGCCGAGCCGCTGCAGCAGCGCGGCGCCAGCGCCGACGAAGCGCGCGAGCGTGCCGCGGTGCTGCTGGCGCGGCTGCAGGTGCCGGGCCGGCTGTGGAGCTTGCCGCCCGCGACGTTCTCGGGCGGTGAGCAGCAGCGCGTGAACATCGCGCGCGGGCTGATCGGCGGCCATCCGGTGCTGTTGCTCGACGAGCCGACCGCCTCGCTCGACGCGGGCAACCGCGCGGTGGTGGTGGCGTTGATCCGCGAAGCGCTGGCCGAGGGCCGGTGCCTGGTCGGCATCTTCCATGATGAAGCCGTGCGCGAGGCGGTGGCCACCAGGCTGCTGCCATTGCACCCGCCGGCTGTCCTGGAGGCCGCGCCGGCCGGCAAGCTTGCGGCTGTCGCGGGCTGA
- a CDS encoding LysR family transcriptional regulator — MLNPVWIKTFATVAAAHSFTDAGRQLGLSQSSVSDHVRRLEQHVGRRLFVRDTHTLTMTADGEALLAHARLILDAIARAESQFNAPRLQGRVRLGTSDDLALGPLPNVLAAFRNSHPDVELEITIGMTGKLYELMDAGALDLMIGKRREGDRRGSPLFRGKLEWLARPGTVADLRQPLPLILVPEPSVTRAIVLDTLAKAGMRWQIVCTSSSHSGCIAAARGGLGITVRAQYLSGRGLSPLVNGDSLPALPEVEFISLRAGRLSRPAETLLQLLQKSDLRGSWLDE; from the coding sequence ATGCTCAATCCTGTCTGGATCAAGACCTTCGCCACCGTAGCCGCCGCGCACAGTTTTACTGACGCGGGGCGCCAGCTTGGCCTCTCCCAATCCAGCGTCAGCGACCACGTCCGGCGCCTGGAGCAGCACGTCGGGCGCCGGCTCTTTGTGCGCGATACCCACACCTTGACGATGACCGCCGACGGCGAGGCGCTGCTGGCGCACGCGCGGCTGATCCTGGATGCCATTGCGCGCGCGGAGTCCCAGTTCAACGCGCCGCGCCTGCAAGGCCGCGTGCGCCTGGGTACTTCCGATGACCTCGCGCTGGGCCCCCTGCCCAATGTGCTGGCGGCGTTTCGCAACTCGCATCCGGACGTGGAACTGGAAATCACCATCGGCATGACCGGCAAGCTCTACGAGCTGATGGATGCCGGCGCGCTGGACCTGATGATCGGCAAGCGCCGCGAAGGCGACCGGCGCGGGTCTCCGTTGTTCAGGGGCAAGCTGGAGTGGCTAGCCCGGCCCGGCACGGTGGCGGACCTGCGCCAGCCGCTGCCGCTGATCCTGGTGCCCGAGCCCAGTGTCACGCGCGCCATCGTGCTCGATACGCTGGCCAAGGCGGGGATGCGCTGGCAGATCGTCTGCACCAGCAGCAGTCACTCGGGCTGCATCGCCGCCGCGCGCGGCGGGCTGGGCATTACGGTGCGCGCGCAATACCTGTCCGGGCGCGGGCTGTCGCCGCTGGTCAACGGCGACAGCCTGCCGGCGCTGCCGGAGGTGGAATTCATCTCGCTGCGCGCGGGCCGCCTGAGCCGGCCCGCCGAAACGTTGCTGCAACTGCTGCAAAAGAGCGATTTGCGCGGGTCCTGGCTGGACGAGTAG
- the phnK gene encoding phosphonate C-P lyase system protein PhnK, which produces MSRTDPHQPLLSVRGLTRTWDGVHGCHDVSFDLFPGEVLCVVGESGSGKSTLLQAVSWQAAPESGSVCYDTREQGLVDLATLSDARLRLLARTDWGFVRQNARDGLRMRVSAGANIAERLMAVGGRHYGALREVAGTWMEKMELDLGRLDDAPTSFSGGMQQRLQIARNLVTHPRLVFMDEPTASLDVSVQARLLDLLRRLVADLGLAAIIVTHDLAVARLLAHRTLVMQGGRVVESGLTDQILDDPHHPYTQLLVSSILQG; this is translated from the coding sequence ATGAGCCGCACCGATCCGCACCAGCCGCTGTTGTCCGTGCGCGGCCTGACCCGCACCTGGGACGGCGTGCATGGCTGCCACGATGTCAGTTTCGATCTGTTCCCCGGCGAAGTGCTGTGCGTGGTGGGCGAATCCGGCTCGGGCAAGAGCACCTTGCTGCAGGCGGTGTCCTGGCAGGCGGCGCCGGAATCCGGCAGCGTTTGCTACGACACCCGCGAGCAGGGGCTGGTTGACCTTGCCACGCTATCCGACGCCCGTCTGCGCCTGCTGGCGCGTACCGACTGGGGGTTCGTGCGCCAGAACGCGCGCGATGGCCTGCGCATGCGGGTGAGCGCCGGCGCCAATATCGCCGAGCGCCTGATGGCCGTGGGCGGGCGCCACTATGGCGCGCTGCGCGAAGTGGCCGGTACGTGGATGGAAAAGATGGAGCTCGACCTGGGCCGCCTTGACGATGCGCCGACCAGCTTCTCCGGCGGCATGCAGCAGCGCTTGCAGATCGCCCGCAACCTGGTGACGCATCCGCGCCTGGTGTTCATGGACGAGCCCACCGCCTCGCTCGACGTCTCCGTGCAGGCCCGCCTGCTCGACCTGCTGCGCCGCCTGGTGGCGGACCTTGGGCTGGCTGCCATCATCGTCACCCACGACCTTGCCGTGGCGCGCCTGCTGGCGCACCGCACGCTGGTGATGCAGGGCGGGCGCGTGGTGGAAAGCGGCCTGACCGACCAGATCCTCGACGATCCGCACCATCCGTACACCCAGTTGCTGGTGTCTTCCATTCTGCAGGGCTGA
- a CDS encoding AGE family epimerase/isomerase, which produces MNVTPPLATAGADPKAASFAALRAHYDGVVLPLWTGPGWNATMQLPYEALSGTDQQPLPVARYRAMACARQLYVFSQCDGTDGAAHAARLFASLGGRFADGGQGGFIYSIDAQGQPLDTTKDLYTHAFVVFACAAYFKRSGSAQARALLDGATRLIEARFATADGLYHAALAQDFRPLGGPPQQNPIMHLTEAYLAAFEVTGERFYADRLAGIAAAVLATFVDPATGCIAELPMCTDRAGNRVEPGHQFEWFSLLASAPALFEDSGLAQALARAFGFAMQHGVDTSTMGVAAALHLDGSPRDPIQRIWAQTEFARALAVRGDSVALAHLQAWLKAYPARFLHAGGWHECLSPAGKVERAEMPSTTPYHLATAYQALPRD; this is translated from the coding sequence ATGAACGTTACGCCACCCCTTGCCACCGCTGGTGCTGATCCCAAGGCCGCTTCCTTTGCCGCATTGCGCGCGCACTACGATGGCGTCGTCCTGCCGCTCTGGACCGGGCCGGGCTGGAACGCCACGATGCAGCTGCCCTACGAGGCGCTGTCCGGCACCGACCAGCAGCCTCTGCCGGTGGCGCGTTACCGCGCCATGGCCTGCGCGCGCCAGCTCTATGTATTTTCGCAGTGCGATGGCACCGATGGGGCCGCCCATGCCGCGCGCCTGTTCGCATCGCTCGGGGGCCGCTTTGCCGATGGCGGGCAGGGTGGCTTCATCTACAGCATCGATGCGCAGGGCCAGCCTCTGGATACCACCAAGGACCTGTACACCCACGCCTTCGTCGTCTTTGCCTGCGCGGCGTATTTCAAGCGTTCGGGCAGCGCGCAGGCGCGTGCCTTGCTGGATGGCGCCACACGGCTGATCGAGGCGCGATTCGCCACCGCGGACGGCCTGTACCATGCCGCGCTAGCGCAAGATTTTCGCCCGCTAGGCGGGCCGCCCCAGCAAAACCCGATCATGCACCTGACCGAGGCCTACCTGGCGGCGTTCGAGGTCACCGGGGAGCGTTTTTATGCGGACCGGCTGGCGGGCATTGCCGCCGCCGTGCTGGCCACCTTTGTCGATCCGGCGACGGGTTGCATTGCCGAGTTGCCGATGTGCACCGATCGCGCCGGCAACCGGGTCGAGCCCGGCCATCAGTTCGAGTGGTTTTCGCTGCTTGCCAGCGCGCCCGCGTTGTTCGAGGACTCCGGGCTTGCGCAAGCGCTGGCGCGCGCCTTCGGCTTTGCCATGCAGCATGGCGTCGACACCAGCACAATGGGCGTAGCCGCGGCGCTGCATCTGGATGGCTCGCCCAGAGACCCGATCCAGCGCATCTGGGCGCAGACCGAATTCGCGCGGGCGCTGGCGGTGCGCGGCGACAGCGTGGCGCTGGCGCACCTCCAGGCCTGGCTGAAAGCCTACCCGGCGCGATTCCTGCACGCGGGCGGCTGGCATGAGTGCCTCTCGCCGGCCGGCAAGGTGGAGCGCGCGGAGATGCCTTCGACCACGCCGTATCACCTTGCCACGGCTTACCAGGCGCTGCCGCGGGATTGA
- a CDS encoding alpha/beta hydrolase, whose amino-acid sequence MSALLPAIEIETTPSPTWSVIWMHGLGADGSDFVPVVPELGLAYAPGVRFVFPNAPAIPVTCNGGYVMPAWYDIQSLDDARRHADEAGIRVSRDAIRALIARENQRGVPSHRVVLAGFSQGGAVAYTTALTHPEALGGIIALSTYIPAPAMLAAEFSEANRATPIFAGHGTEDDVVAVQLGLLARDTVEKLGCKVEWHTYRMSHSVCLEEIKAIGAWLNARFAAAGKS is encoded by the coding sequence ATGAGCGCACTGCTGCCAGCCATTGAAATCGAAACCACGCCGTCACCCACGTGGTCGGTCATCTGGATGCACGGGCTAGGTGCCGACGGCAGCGATTTCGTGCCCGTGGTGCCGGAGCTGGGCCTGGCGTACGCGCCCGGCGTGCGTTTCGTGTTTCCCAATGCGCCGGCCATCCCGGTTACCTGCAACGGCGGCTACGTCATGCCGGCGTGGTACGACATCCAGTCGCTCGATGACGCCCGCCGCCATGCGGACGAGGCCGGCATCCGGGTCTCCCGCGATGCCATCCGCGCCCTGATCGCGCGGGAGAACCAGCGCGGCGTGCCCAGCCACCGCGTGGTGCTGGCGGGGTTCTCGCAAGGCGGGGCCGTGGCCTATACCACAGCCCTGACGCATCCCGAAGCGCTGGGCGGCATCATCGCCCTTTCCACCTATATCCCCGCGCCGGCAATGCTTGCCGCCGAGTTCAGCGAGGCCAACCGCGCCACGCCGATCTTTGCCGGACATGGCACCGAGGACGATGTGGTGGCCGTGCAGCTCGGCCTGCTGGCGCGCGACACCGTGGAAAAACTGGGCTGCAAGGTGGAATGGCACACCTACCGCATGTCTCACTCGGTCTGCTTGGAAGAGATCAAGGCGATCGGCGCCTGGCTGAATGCGCGCTTCGCGGCGGCCGGGAAATCCTGA
- the mdtD gene encoding multidrug transporter subunit MdtD gives MPRRSLSLIAGTCLETYQMTSQTSQKAMLWIVAAGFFMQTLDTTIVNTALPAMARSLNETPLDMKPVVVAYTLTMAMFTPASGWLADRFGTRRVYFAAILIFVLGSLFCAGAQNLDQLVIARVIQGVGGSMLLPIGRLAVLRSVRGEQYIAALAFVSVAGQVGPIFGPVLGGWIVQSVAWHWIFLINVPVGAIGLLAVLRYLPDHTVGRAPPFDFVGCGLLSLCMVAFSLALDTPHEASHAAWSGSLFALSLLSALLYIPHARRRQNPLFRLALLREPNFSVGLAGNLVCRIGSGAVPFLMPLLLQLQMGYSPLHSGLMLLPAALAGVVAKRWIVPLVKRFGYDNFLLVNTVLVGGSIASFAAIAPGWPVGLAIAQLALFGATNSMQFAAMNSVTLKGLSVEDAGSGNSLFSMVQMLAIGLGVTIGGGLVSMFTAQMGVAGTAYRLAFFTVGMITLLSALVFRRLDVETLDKSRSPASVASR, from the coding sequence ATGCCGCGCCGGTCATTGTCCCTGATTGCCGGCACTTGCCTCGAGACGTACCAGATGACCAGCCAAACCTCGCAAAAGGCCATGTTGTGGATCGTCGCAGCGGGCTTCTTCATGCAAACGCTCGACACCACCATCGTCAACACCGCGTTGCCCGCGATGGCGCGCAGCCTCAACGAAACCCCCCTCGACATGAAGCCCGTGGTGGTGGCCTACACGCTGACCATGGCCATGTTCACGCCGGCCTCGGGCTGGCTGGCCGACCGCTTCGGCACCCGTCGCGTGTACTTCGCCGCGATCCTGATCTTTGTGCTGGGCTCGCTGTTCTGCGCAGGTGCGCAGAACCTGGACCAGCTCGTGATCGCCCGCGTGATCCAGGGCGTGGGCGGCTCCATGCTGCTGCCAATCGGCCGGCTGGCGGTGCTGCGCAGCGTCCGCGGCGAGCAATACATCGCGGCGCTGGCCTTTGTCTCGGTGGCGGGGCAGGTCGGGCCGATCTTTGGCCCGGTGCTGGGCGGCTGGATCGTGCAGTCGGTGGCCTGGCACTGGATCTTCCTGATCAATGTGCCCGTGGGCGCCATCGGGCTGCTGGCGGTATTGCGCTACCTGCCCGACCACACCGTTGGCCGCGCGCCACCGTTCGACTTTGTTGGCTGCGGCTTGTTGTCGCTTTGCATGGTGGCGTTCTCGCTGGCGCTGGACACCCCGCACGAGGCTAGCCACGCGGCATGGAGCGGCAGCCTGTTCGCGCTGAGCCTGCTGTCCGCGCTGCTTTACATCCCGCATGCGCGGCGCCGTCAAAACCCGCTGTTCCGGCTGGCGCTATTGCGCGAGCCCAATTTCAGCGTGGGCCTGGCCGGTAACCTCGTGTGCCGCATCGGCTCGGGCGCGGTGCCGTTCCTGATGCCGTTGCTGCTGCAGTTGCAGATGGGGTATTCCCCGCTGCATTCGGGGCTGATGCTGCTGCCGGCCGCACTGGCCGGCGTGGTCGCCAAGCGCTGGATCGTGCCGCTGGTCAAGCGTTTTGGCTATGACAACTTCCTGCTGGTCAACACGGTATTGGTAGGTGGCTCGATCGCTTCGTTCGCGGCGATTGCGCCCGGCTGGCCCGTGGGCCTTGCCATTGCGCAGCTCGCCCTGTTCGGGGCCACCAATTCCATGCAGTTCGCTGCCATGAACAGCGTGACGCTCAAGGGTTTGAGCGTGGAAGACGCGGGCAGCGGCAACAGCCTGTTCTCGATGGTGCAGATGCTGGCAATCGGCCTCGGGGTCACCATCGGCGGCGGGCTGGTCAGCATGTTTACCGCCCAGATGGGCGTGGCCGGCACAGCTTACCGGCTGGCGTTCTTTACCGTGGGCATGATCACGCTGCTATCGGCGCTGGTGTTCCGCCGGCTCGATGTCGAGACACTCGACAAGAGCCGCAGCCCGGCCAGTGTAGCCAGCCGCTGA
- a CDS encoding alpha-D-ribose 1-methylphosphonate 5-triphosphate diphosphatase yields MLPAYLTHARIVLPDGVLADSALLIDNGHIAAIEPDAAAVPRTAQVIDLRGQTLLPGLVDLHCDAIEKEAEPRSQVMFPLDFAVAQIDRRNAAAGITTPYHAISFAGSSFGVRNFDTAGELVRAVAAFRGHSLVDNRIHCRYEVTDASALPVLEQLVDSGLVDLVSVMDHSPGQGQFKTLEAYLAYMMGNHAMSLEEAHAAAARKLVEQDGALDRVERLLALAARTGVPAASHDDDSAQRIATMHALGVRMSEFPINLETAQAAKAKGLPTILGAPNVLRGQSQSGSMRAIDAINAGVADCLCSDYQPSTLIAAAFAAERLAGLSLPQAAALVSANPAAACGLSDRGRIGAGLRADLVAVAMVAGQPLVTHTWSSGRLVFAARYPAGALAPDGTGVVQMPASDAPGEPRRAAA; encoded by the coding sequence ATGCTTCCTGCTTACCTGACTCATGCACGGATCGTCTTGCCCGATGGCGTGCTAGCTGACAGCGCCTTGCTGATCGATAACGGCCACATCGCGGCCATCGAGCCCGATGCCGCCGCCGTGCCGCGCACTGCCCAGGTGATCGACCTGCGTGGCCAGACGCTGCTGCCCGGCCTGGTCGACCTGCATTGCGACGCCATCGAGAAAGAAGCCGAGCCGCGCTCGCAGGTGATGTTCCCGCTGGATTTTGCCGTGGCGCAGATCGATCGCCGCAACGCCGCCGCGGGCATCACCACGCCTTACCATGCGATATCGTTCGCCGGCAGCTCGTTCGGCGTGCGCAACTTCGACACCGCCGGCGAGCTCGTGCGCGCCGTGGCCGCCTTTCGCGGCCACAGCCTGGTGGATAACCGCATCCATTGCCGTTATGAAGTCACCGACGCCAGCGCGTTGCCGGTGCTGGAGCAACTGGTGGATTCCGGCCTGGTGGATCTGGTCTCGGTGATGGACCATTCGCCCGGGCAGGGCCAGTTCAAGACACTGGAGGCTTACCTGGCCTACATGATGGGCAACCACGCCATGAGCCTCGAAGAGGCCCACGCTGCCGCTGCCAGGAAACTGGTGGAGCAGGACGGCGCACTGGACCGGGTTGAACGCCTGCTGGCACTGGCCGCGCGCACAGGGGTGCCGGCCGCGAGCCATGATGACGACTCGGCGCAGCGTATTGCCACCATGCATGCGCTGGGCGTGCGCATGAGCGAGTTCCCGATCAACCTGGAGACGGCGCAGGCCGCCAAGGCAAAGGGGCTGCCGACCATACTTGGCGCGCCCAACGTGCTGCGTGGCCAAAGCCAGAGCGGCTCCATGCGCGCCATCGACGCCATCAACGCCGGTGTGGCGGACTGCCTGTGCTCGGACTACCAGCCATCCACGCTGATTGCCGCCGCCTTTGCCGCGGAACGCCTCGCTGGCCTGAGCTTGCCACAGGCTGCCGCGCTGGTCAGCGCCAACCCGGCCGCGGCTTGCGGCTTGTCCGATCGCGGGCGCATCGGGGCCGGGCTGCGTGCCGACCTGGTGGCGGTCGCCATGGTGGCCGGCCAGCCGCTGGTGACGCATACGTGGTCATCGGGCCGGCTGGTATTTGCCGCGCGCTATCCGGCGGGCGCCCTGGCGCCTGACGGCACGGGCGTGGTCCAGATGCCGGCGTCCGACGCACCAGGCGAACCAAGGCGTGCGGCGGCATGA
- a CDS encoding Crp/Fnr family transcriptional regulator: MTDTELDLSGNHLLGALPPRERRLLLPRLDSVSLRTGQLLSDSGQRIRHLYFPSTAVISMMSLQESGATVELACVGREGLVGLPALTGAETMPNRIEVRRTGAGFRVAASELRAIYPELPALQRMALLYMQALLTQVSQTAVCIRHHSLTTQLCRWLLLALDRSPCNELDVTQQTIADMLGVRREGVTEAVGKLAELNMIRHSRGHITVINRAGLEDFSGESYRIVRSEFDRLLSRAAG; the protein is encoded by the coding sequence ATGACCGACACCGAACTGGATTTGTCCGGCAATCACTTGCTGGGCGCCTTGCCACCACGCGAGCGCCGCTTGCTTCTGCCGCGCCTGGACAGCGTCAGCCTGCGCACAGGGCAACTGCTGAGCGACTCCGGCCAACGCATCCGGCATCTCTATTTCCCGAGCACGGCGGTGATCTCGATGATGTCGCTGCAGGAAAGCGGGGCCACCGTGGAGCTGGCCTGCGTGGGCCGCGAGGGGCTGGTGGGCCTGCCCGCGCTGACCGGCGCCGAAACCATGCCCAACCGGATCGAAGTGCGCAGGACCGGCGCCGGGTTTCGCGTCGCCGCGAGCGAGCTGCGCGCGATCTACCCCGAGCTGCCCGCACTGCAGCGCATGGCCCTGCTGTATATGCAGGCGCTGCTCACGCAGGTGTCGCAGACGGCCGTCTGCATCCGCCACCACTCGCTGACCACGCAGTTGTGCCGCTGGCTGCTGCTGGCGCTGGACCGCTCGCCCTGCAATGAGCTCGACGTGACCCAGCAGACCATTGCCGACATGCTCGGCGTGCGCCGCGAGGGCGTGACCGAGGCGGTGGGCAAGCTGGCGGAGCTGAACATGATCCGCCACAGCCGCGGCCATATCACCGTGATCAACCGAGCCGGGCTGGAAGACTTTTCCGGCGAGTCTTACCGTATCGTGCGCAGCGAGTTCGACCGCCTGCTCAGCCGCGCGGCCGGCTGA
- a CDS encoding alpha-D-ribose 1-methylphosphonate 5-phosphate C-P-lyase PhnJ — protein sequence MTDTNANTVVRDEHYNFGYLDESTKRMLRRALLKAVAIPGYQVPFGSREMPLPYGWGTGGIQVTASIIGGDDVLKVIDQGSDDTTNAINIRRFFGRVTGVQTTERTAQATIVQTRHRIPETPLAKGQIMVFQVPIPEPLRWLEPSETETRTMHALAEYGAMHVKLYEDIARHGRIATTYDYPVMVNQRYMMRPSPIPKFDNPKLDYSPALMLFGAGREKRVYAVPPFTSVKSLDFDDHPFAVETWDGCCELCGSTDSYLDEIITDDAGGRMFVCSDTEYCATRQEQGETGPNGAAASARKEAA from the coding sequence ATGACCGACACCAATGCCAACACCGTCGTGCGCGACGAACACTACAACTTCGGCTACCTGGACGAATCCACCAAGCGCATGCTGCGCCGCGCACTGCTCAAGGCGGTGGCGATCCCCGGCTACCAGGTGCCCTTCGGCAGCCGAGAGATGCCGCTGCCCTACGGCTGGGGCACCGGTGGCATCCAGGTCACCGCCTCCATCATTGGCGGCGACGATGTGCTCAAGGTGATCGATCAGGGCTCGGACGACACCACCAACGCCATCAATATCCGCCGCTTCTTTGGCCGCGTGACAGGCGTGCAGACCACCGAGCGCACCGCACAAGCCACGATCGTGCAGACCCGTCACCGGATTCCGGAAACACCGCTGGCGAAGGGCCAGATCATGGTGTTCCAGGTGCCCATCCCGGAGCCGCTGCGCTGGCTGGAACCGAGCGAGACCGAGACCCGCACCATGCACGCGCTGGCCGAATACGGCGCGATGCATGTCAAGCTGTACGAGGACATCGCCCGCCACGGGCGCATTGCCACCACTTACGACTACCCGGTGATGGTCAACCAGCGCTACATGATGCGGCCGTCGCCCATCCCCAAGTTCGACAACCCGAAGCTGGACTACAGCCCGGCGCTGATGCTGTTCGGCGCGGGGCGTGAGAAGCGGGTCTATGCGGTGCCACCCTTTACCAGCGTGAAGAGCCTGGACTTCGACGACCATCCGTTCGCGGTGGAGACGTGGGATGGCTGCTGCGAACTATGCGGCTCCACCGACAGTTATCTCGATGAAATCATCACCGACGACGCGGGCGGGCGCATGTTCGTCTGCTCCGATACCGAGTACTGCGCCACCCGCCAGGAGCAGGGTGAGACCGGGCCCAACGGCGCGGCAGCCAGCGCACGCAAGGAGGCCGCATGA
- a CDS encoding MOSC domain-containing protein produces the protein MTMAADIGNGWAESPQAGSVAAVSLSATHTFSKTVTPVIRLLAGLGVEGDAHLGETVKHRSRVAVDPSQPNLRQVHLLSVELQAMLLAAGHAVAPGALGENITTQGIDLLALPTGARLHLGETALVEITGLRNPCAQIEHFQPGLLARVLGRDDEGKLVRKAGVMGIVVAGGLVRAHDAIRVTLPPEPHRKLDRV, from the coding sequence ATGACCATGGCGGCCGATATTGGCAACGGGTGGGCCGAATCGCCGCAGGCGGGCAGCGTGGCCGCGGTAAGCCTGAGCGCCACGCACACCTTCAGCAAGACGGTGACGCCGGTCATCCGCCTGCTGGCCGGGCTGGGCGTGGAGGGTGACGCGCATCTGGGGGAAACCGTCAAGCACCGTTCCCGCGTGGCGGTGGACCCGAGCCAGCCGAACCTGCGGCAGGTTCACCTGCTATCGGTGGAACTGCAGGCGATGCTGCTAGCCGCTGGCCATGCGGTGGCGCCGGGCGCGCTGGGCGAGAACATCACCACGCAGGGCATCGACCTGCTGGCGCTGCCAACCGGCGCGCGGTTGCACCTGGGCGAGACCGCGCTGGTCGAGATCACGGGGCTGCGCAATCCCTGCGCGCAGATCGAGCACTTCCAGCCGGGCCTGCTCGCGCGGGTCCTGGGTCGGGACGATGAAGGCAAGCTGGTGCGCAAGGCCGGCGTCATGGGTATCGTCGTGGCCGGCGGACTGGTGCGCGCGCACGACGCGATCCGCGTGACGCTGCCGCCCGAGCCTCACCGGAAGCTGGATCGGGTCTGA